The proteins below come from a single Tenuifilum thalassicum genomic window:
- a CDS encoding two-component regulator propeller domain-containing protein, giving the protein MGIKRGLLHSVVTGIDQDNQGRVWLSTGGGLCNYNGYEFNYYTTKDGLNYTRLTDVVVDEMGGVWAGSTLGINYLFGGKVYSVPKDSVGGALSFSRSTNGIWVLSDRGVYKLGFYNQRININGWPLPNSDGLDISAIFQDRPLGDFIFQTTKGESFLGYKGEFYKIINGDYQRIGLGKFVAAYCCFEDDKNEVILGTSKGLYKLIDDKPVRIDHPVANELEIYKIAKIDSVFWCIGRNKFNEISVYGFTLKSHSFKRRIGVKNGLPDLPTKLYVDHEKNLWILTNNGIGILKGVAFTAYTKNDGLIGNKIWGVSKTRNGYLWIGTIGEGLSIMTPNGIYRYSTQNGLPDNYIGKVFEASDGKIYVGTSNAGICLAMYQGAGKGYRFRRLPLLQNQELRIDDIIEDENKILWVATSKGLYYTKNGVQFCHYKLFASDTGNVFIQKLQIDTIRNRIWVGTRFNGVYYIEQNKVFSFNEIGKNAEISTLLTDTYGNVWFGTRNEGVYGFNGNELKQIKEADGLSSNLIYLLYADKEFLWVGTNLGLDRLSIHEFLNDSLILRHYGPNEGLPDLEINLNGVLSDSDKGFWIATNSGLAYYQRAFDKINSVPPVVSIKSVLLRSQKTNWRMFTDSIDELTGLPLDLKLRHNQNHITFEFEAISFKNPQEVKYAWYLEGLDDTWVETKSRQAIFSSLAPGKTYRLHLKAANSDGVWSDEIVSMPIYIAPPFWATWWFRILFVLVLGLVLYLYTSSRIKTLKERQEELEEMVEQRTVELKEQLSIVDEKNKQITDSIKYAKFLQASMLPSIEDLKTYFTDTFLFYKPKDYVSGDFYWFFHYKNKSIFAVADCTGHGVPGAIVSVICENALRTALRDQNYSNTPKILLKTNRLVVDFFSKSQKSIIDGMEIALCVFDHNTMELEYSGAKMPLYIISDGQLVKLRPDIYRIGWDNHKVSYTSKKVKLAKNDIVFAFTDGYCDQFSAENGEKFSSTRLKNLILENYGSPCFLLENKLAQTFEKWRGFNEQIDDVLVLGIKI; this is encoded by the coding sequence TTGGGTATTAAAAGAGGTTTGCTGCATTCTGTTGTAACTGGTATTGATCAAGATAACCAGGGAAGAGTTTGGTTATCAACAGGTGGCGGTTTATGCAATTACAATGGTTATGAGTTCAACTATTACACCACTAAAGACGGTTTAAATTACACCAGGTTAACCGATGTTGTGGTAGATGAAATGGGTGGGGTTTGGGCTGGTTCAACATTGGGTATAAATTATCTTTTTGGTGGCAAAGTGTATAGCGTACCAAAGGATTCTGTAGGGGGTGCTTTATCGTTTAGCAGATCAACTAATGGTATATGGGTGTTAAGTGATAGGGGAGTATATAAACTTGGGTTTTATAACCAGCGAATTAATATTAATGGATGGCCTCTTCCAAATTCTGACGGGCTTGATATTAGCGCTATTTTTCAGGATAGACCATTAGGCGATTTTATATTTCAAACAACTAAGGGAGAGTCTTTTCTTGGATATAAAGGTGAGTTTTATAAAATTATTAATGGCGATTATCAAAGAATAGGTTTAGGGAAATTTGTGGCTGCTTATTGCTGCTTTGAGGATGATAAAAATGAAGTTATACTAGGTACAAGCAAAGGCTTATATAAACTTATTGATGATAAACCAGTCAGGATAGATCATCCTGTTGCAAATGAGCTAGAAATTTATAAGATAGCCAAGATAGATTCGGTTTTTTGGTGCATAGGTAGAAATAAATTTAATGAAATAAGCGTTTATGGTTTTACTTTAAAAAGCCACTCATTCAAAAGGAGAATTGGAGTAAAGAATGGGTTGCCCGATCTGCCTACCAAGTTGTATGTCGATCATGAAAAGAATTTATGGATTCTGACAAATAATGGTATTGGAATCCTTAAGGGAGTGGCTTTTACTGCTTATACTAAAAACGATGGTTTAATTGGCAATAAGATATGGGGGGTGAGCAAAACAAGAAACGGATACCTTTGGATTGGTACCATTGGTGAGGGGCTCTCCATTATGACTCCTAATGGTATTTACCGTTATTCAACTCAAAATGGATTGCCCGATAACTACATAGGAAAGGTTTTTGAGGCGTCGGATGGGAAAATATATGTAGGAACAAGCAATGCCGGCATCTGTCTTGCCATGTATCAAGGTGCAGGGAAAGGATATCGATTTAGGCGTTTGCCATTGCTTCAAAATCAGGAACTTAGGATTGACGATATTATTGAAGATGAAAATAAGATTTTATGGGTTGCTACATCAAAAGGGTTGTACTATACAAAGAATGGTGTCCAATTTTGTCACTATAAACTATTTGCAAGCGATACTGGGAACGTATTTATACAGAAACTACAAATAGATACGATTAGAAATAGGATATGGGTAGGTACACGATTTAACGGTGTGTACTACATTGAACAAAATAAAGTATTTTCATTCAATGAAATTGGTAAAAATGCCGAGATATCAACACTATTAACCGATACCTATGGAAATGTTTGGTTTGGAACAAGGAATGAGGGTGTTTATGGTTTTAATGGAAATGAGTTAAAACAGATAAAGGAGGCAGATGGTTTATCGTCAAATCTAATTTATTTGCTTTATGCCGATAAAGAGTTTTTGTGGGTTGGAACAAACTTGGGATTGGATAGGTTAAGCATTCATGAATTTTTGAATGATAGCTTAATCCTTAGGCATTATGGACCAAACGAAGGATTACCCGATTTAGAAATAAACCTTAATGGAGTATTAAGTGATAGTGATAAAGGTTTCTGGATTGCTACAAACAGTGGTCTTGCCTATTATCAAAGGGCATTTGATAAAATTAATAGTGTGCCGCCTGTGGTTTCAATAAAGAGTGTGCTATTGCGCTCACAAAAAACCAATTGGAGAATGTTTACCGATTCTATCGATGAGCTCACTGGATTACCTCTCGACCTAAAACTAAGGCATAATCAAAATCACATTACTTTCGAATTTGAGGCAATAAGTTTTAAAAATCCACAGGAGGTTAAATATGCCTGGTATCTAGAAGGCCTTGATGACACTTGGGTTGAAACCAAAAGCCGCCAGGCGATCTTTAGTAGCCTAGCACCTGGGAAAACATACAGGTTGCACCTTAAAGCGGCTAACAGCGATGGAGTTTGGTCCGATGAAATAGTTTCAATGCCCATTTACATTGCACCTCCGTTTTGGGCCACATGGTGGTTTAGGATTTTGTTTGTTCTTGTTTTAGGATTAGTCTTGTATCTGTATACAAGCAGCCGAATAAAAACATTGAAAGAGCGCCAAGAAGAGTTAGAAGAAATGGTTGAGCAGCGAACAGTTGAACTTAAAGAGCAACTTTCAATTGTAGATGAGAAGAATAAGCAAATAACTGATAGCATCAAATATGCAAAATTTCTTCAAGCATCCATGCTACCGTCAATCGAGGATCTGAAAACATATTTTACTGATACTTTCCTGTTCTATAAGCCCAAAGATTATGTGAGTGGCGATTTTTACTGGTTTTTTCATTATAAAAATAAATCAATATTTGCTGTTGCCGATTGTACCGGTCACGGTGTTCCAGGAGCTATTGTTAGCGTAATTTGTGAAAATGCCCTTAGAACTGCCCTTCGCGATCAGAATTATAGCAATACCCCTAAAATTCTTTTAAAAACCAATCGGTTAGTCGTTGATTTCTTCTCAAAGTCACAGAAAAGTATTATTGATGGGATGGAGATTGCTCTTTGTGTTTTTGATCATAACACCATGGAGTTAGAGTACTCTGGCGCAAAAATGCCTTTATACATTATCTCTGATGGCCAACTTGTAAAGCTACGCCCCGATATTTATAGAATTGGTTGGGATAATCATAAGGTGAGCTATACTTCAAAAAAGGTAAAACTTGCAAAAAATGATATAGTATTTGCATTTACCGATGGCTATTGCGACCAGTTTAGTGCCGAGAATGGAGAAAAGTTTTCATCAACTCGATTAAAAAACTTGATATTAGAGAATTATGGTAGCCCATGTTTTCTGCTAGAGAATAAACTTGCTCAAACTTTTGAAAAATGGCGTGGGTTTAATGAGCAAATTGATGATGTTCTGGTATTGGGTATAAAGATTTAG
- the mnmA gene encoding tRNA 2-thiouridine(34) synthase MnmA, which yields MERVVVGLSGGVDSSVAAYLLKQQGYEVIGMFMKNWHDTTGVLKGDCPFDDDKQFAEMVARKLDIPFEFVDLSDQYRQRVVDYMFDEYSKGRTPNPDVLCNREIKFDAFMEAALKLGAKYVATGHYCQKETITVNSQPMYRLLAGADPNKDQSYFLCQLNQQQLSKALFPIGHLHKPEVRIIASELGLATAERKDSQGICFVGKVDLPIFLQQKLKAKKGKIVEIPSQFYEQYQRPQADDLKTISAPYKYKFSDGIVVGEHQGAHFFTIGQRKGLNVGGKAEPLFVIATDIEKNIVYVGMGKKHPGLYRSGLYMKPNEVHWIRPDLAIRIGEKLQVKARIRYRQPLQDAILHRTESGYYLTFETPQRGITAGQFAAWYIEDELIGSGVIAE from the coding sequence ATGGAAAGAGTTGTTGTAGGCCTATCGGGCGGAGTAGATTCAAGCGTTGCTGCATACCTGTTAAAACAACAAGGCTATGAGGTTATTGGAATGTTTATGAAGAACTGGCACGATACAACAGGTGTGCTTAAAGGAGACTGTCCTTTTGATGATGACAAGCAATTTGCTGAAATGGTTGCCCGGAAACTTGATATCCCTTTTGAATTTGTCGACTTAAGCGACCAATACCGGCAGCGTGTGGTTGACTACATGTTTGACGAATATTCAAAAGGGAGAACGCCCAATCCAGATGTTCTATGCAACAGAGAAATAAAGTTTGATGCATTTATGGAAGCAGCCCTAAAACTAGGCGCTAAGTATGTTGCAACTGGCCACTACTGCCAAAAGGAGACAATAACGGTTAACAGCCAACCCATGTATCGTCTTCTTGCAGGTGCAGATCCGAACAAAGATCAGAGCTATTTCCTTTGCCAGCTCAACCAGCAACAGCTTAGTAAAGCATTATTCCCCATTGGACATCTACATAAACCAGAAGTTAGAATAATTGCCTCCGAGCTTGGCTTAGCAACTGCCGAACGAAAAGATTCCCAAGGAATTTGTTTTGTTGGAAAAGTGGATTTGCCAATCTTCCTCCAACAAAAGCTGAAGGCTAAAAAAGGTAAAATAGTAGAAATTCCATCGCAGTTCTATGAGCAATACCAAAGGCCTCAGGCCGATGATTTAAAAACCATTTCAGCACCATATAAGTATAAATTCTCAGATGGGATTGTTGTTGGTGAACATCAAGGTGCACACTTTTTCACTATTGGACAGCGAAAAGGATTAAATGTGGGCGGAAAGGCAGAACCTCTTTTTGTTATTGCAACCGACATTGAAAAAAATATTGTTTATGTGGGTATGGGGAAAAAACACCCAGGGCTCTATCGTTCAGGACTCTATATGAAACCCAATGAGGTTCACTGGATTCGTCCCGATTTAGCCATAAGAATTGGTGAAAAACTTCAAGTAAAAGCCAGAATAAGATACAGGCAGCCCCTCCAAGATGCAATACTGCACAGAACAGAAAGTGGTTACTACTTAACTTTTGAAACTCCACAACGAGGAATAACTGCAGGCCAGTTCGCAGCATGGTATATTGAAGATGAACTAATAGGTTCAGGGGTAATCGCAGAGTAA
- a CDS encoding nucleotidyltransferase family protein, whose protein sequence is MKAMILAAGLGTRLLPLTETKPKALVEINGKTLLEICIDNLKKNGFNDVVVNVHHHAQQVIEFLSKRDFGVKLFISDESDRLLDTGGALVHARKFLDDNQPFLVHNVDIISDIDLKRFYTLHMETSAIATLAVSKRESSRVFLFNSNMELCGWRSMLTGKSIITKEAKELTAYAFSGIHVISPEIFNFLPSAGEFSIVDAYLKISTSSEIKGVDLTKNKVIDVGKPQSLEKAANFLS, encoded by the coding sequence ATGAAGGCAATGATTCTTGCGGCTGGTCTTGGTACACGTTTATTACCTTTAACAGAAACAAAGCCTAAGGCGCTTGTTGAAATAAACGGTAAAACACTTTTAGAGATTTGCATTGATAATCTTAAAAAGAATGGATTCAACGATGTAGTCGTTAATGTTCATCATCATGCTCAACAAGTTATTGAGTTCTTATCTAAAAGAGATTTTGGTGTTAAACTGTTTATTTCCGATGAATCCGACCGTTTACTTGATACAGGTGGAGCACTAGTTCATGCAAGAAAGTTTTTAGATGATAACCAACCTTTTCTTGTGCATAATGTAGATATCATTTCTGATATTGATTTAAAAAGATTTTATACGCTGCACATGGAGACTTCGGCTATAGCTACACTGGCAGTTAGCAAAAGGGAGTCGTCGCGTGTTTTTCTTTTTAATAGCAATATGGAGCTGTGCGGTTGGCGGAGTATGTTAACAGGAAAATCAATTATTACAAAAGAGGCAAAAGAGTTGACGGCCTATGCATTCTCGGGTATACATGTTATTTCACCCGAAATTTTCAATTTTTTACCATCGGCTGGCGAATTCTCCATTGTGGATGCCTACCTTAAGATTTCTACTAGTTCAGAGATAAAGGGAGTAGACCTAACTAAAAATAAAGTTATAGATGTTGGTAAACCCCAAAGCTTGGAAAAAGCAGCCAACTTTTTAAGTTGA
- a CDS encoding RapZ C-terminal domain-containing protein produces MPNHTDILKDLFQSVTKELPTSIVKLPKSGSSRVYYRIQSSNKSFIGTFNEDVNENLAFSYLSSHLESNGIPVPKILAISDCKRYYIQTDLGSISLLDKILHLPPNDNQLLPELKNVVKFLARFNAKAYHYIDISKLYPVKYFDKKSATWDLNYFKYCFLKPSDIQIDENKLDDIFDYIADKVLDVDNQFLQYRDFQSRNIMLTNKGPFFIDFQSARIGSGLYDLASFLFQARANFSSDIRNKLLEYYIDELSTYRKIDKSEMLETFPYMALFRVLQTLGAYGFRGLVERKSHFLQSIPLALNNLNQLLESINDSNLIYLNEIAATLKQLYSYSFGSAFNGLTLNVYSFSLKKGYPPVNPEHGGGFVFDCRFLPNPGRIDEFKPLTGLDKPVISYLDKIEQVSDFMSHAFAMIKVAIDQYITRDFNHLSVGFGCTGGQHRSVYCAERFARMVKGHFTGNNIKVIVKHIELER; encoded by the coding sequence ATGCCTAATCATACTGATATTCTTAAAGATTTATTTCAAAGTGTTACAAAGGAATTGCCAACTTCAATTGTTAAGCTACCTAAATCGGGCTCTTCTAGAGTTTACTATCGGATACAGTCGTCAAACAAATCATTTATAGGAACCTTTAATGAAGATGTGAATGAGAATTTGGCATTCTCATATTTATCATCGCATTTGGAATCAAATGGCATTCCAGTTCCTAAAATTTTGGCAATATCAGATTGTAAAAGGTATTACATACAAACCGATTTGGGTTCTATTTCTCTCTTAGATAAGATACTGCATCTACCACCCAACGATAATCAATTACTACCAGAACTTAAGAATGTAGTAAAGTTTCTTGCACGGTTCAATGCTAAGGCCTACCACTATATTGATATTAGCAAGTTGTATCCTGTTAAATATTTCGATAAAAAGTCAGCCACTTGGGATTTAAACTATTTTAAGTATTGCTTCCTTAAACCTTCGGATATTCAAATCGATGAAAATAAGTTAGATGATATTTTTGATTATATAGCCGATAAGGTTCTAGATGTTGATAACCAGTTTCTTCAGTATCGCGACTTTCAGTCGCGCAACATCATGTTAACCAATAAAGGCCCATTTTTCATCGATTTTCAATCTGCAAGAATTGGTTCAGGACTTTACGATTTAGCTTCATTCCTTTTTCAGGCAAGGGCCAACTTTAGCAGCGATATCAGGAATAAGCTACTCGAATACTATATTGATGAGCTATCTACTTATCGAAAGATTGATAAATCCGAAATGCTTGAAACGTTTCCGTACATGGCATTGTTCCGTGTGCTACAAACATTGGGAGCTTATGGGTTTAGAGGTTTGGTTGAACGAAAATCACATTTCCTGCAAAGTATCCCTTTAGCATTAAACAACCTAAATCAATTGTTGGAATCAATTAATGATTCAAACCTTATCTATCTTAATGAAATTGCTGCCACTTTAAAACAGCTCTATTCTTATAGTTTTGGTAGCGCTTTTAATGGATTAACCCTTAATGTGTATAGTTTCTCTCTAAAAAAAGGATATCCACCGGTCAATCCAGAGCATGGAGGAGGTTTTGTTTTTGATTGTAGGTTCCTTCCAAACCCCGGCCGGATCGATGAGTTTAAGCCGCTTACTGGATTAGACAAACCAGTAATAAGCTATTTAGACAAAATCGAACAGGTGTCGGATTTTATGAGCCATGCTTTTGCGATGATTAAAGTTGCTATTGATCAGTATATTACAAGAGATTTTAATCATTTATCGGTTGGTTTTGGTTGTACAGGGGGACAGCACCGTTCGGTTTACTGTGCTGAACGCTTTGCCAGAATGGTTAAGGGTCATTTCACTGGTAATAATATTAAGGTGATAGTAAAACATATCGAACTTGAACGATGA